A DNA window from Camelina sativa cultivar DH55 chromosome 13, Cs, whole genome shotgun sequence contains the following coding sequences:
- the LOC104737339 gene encoding cardiolipin synthase (CMP-forming), mitochondrial-like isoform X2, with the protein MAFYRSFRKLVEINHRKTRPFFTAATASSPSGGTVSLIPPQFSPLFPHFSHRLSPISKWFVPLHGPLFLSSPPWKLLQSATPLHWRGNGAVFKKVEALNLGLDRIRRRTRFPRQLGLQSVAPTVHPDDSKEENGGVITSFVNVPNSISMARLVSGPALWWMISNEMYSHAFVGLAVSGASDWLDGYMARRMKINSVVGSYLDPLADKILIGCVAVAMVQKDLLHPGLVGIVLLRDVALVGGAVYLRALNLDWKWKSWSDFFNLDGSSAQKVEPLFISKVNTVFQLALVAGALLQPEFGNPDTQTWITYLSWLVASTTMASTAAYGVQYWKKRPISMIKRS; encoded by the exons ATGGCGTTTTACAGATCCTTTAGAAAGCTAGTTGAAATCAATCACCGGAAAACAAGACCGTTCTTCACCGCCGCAACCGCTTCATCACCTTCCGGCGGAACCGTCTCTCTGATCCCACCGCAGTTTTCGCCGTTGTTCCCACACTTCTCACATCGATTGTCTCCGATTTCGAAATGGTTCGTTCCTCTTCATGGACCTCTCTTCTTGTCTTCTCCTCCTTGGAAACTGCTTCAGTCTGCCACACCTCTGCATTGGCGCGGAAACGGCGCTGTTTTCAAGAAGGTCGAAGCTCTGAATCTTGGATTGGATCGAATTAGAAGAAGAACTAG GTTTCCAAGACAGTTAGGGTTACAGTCTGTGGCGCCAACGGTGCATCCTGACGACTCGAAGGAGGAGAATGGTGGGGTAATCACGAGTTTTGTTAATGTGCCGAATTCGATATCAATGGCGAGATTAGTATCTGGTCCTGCGCTTTGGTG GATGATCTCGAATGAGATGTATTCTCATGCTTTCGTAGGTTTAGCTGTTTCTGGAGCTAGTGATTGG TTAGATGGTTACATGGCTAGGAGGATGAAGATTAATTCTGTGGTTGGCTCGTACCTTGATCCTCTTGCAGACAAG ATTCTCATCGGGTGTGTCGCAGTAGCAATGGTGCAGAAGGATCTCTTACATC CTGGACTGGTAGGGATTGTGCTGTTACGGGATGTTGCACTCGTCGGTGGTGCAGTTTACCTAAGGGCACTAAACTTGGACTGGAAG TGGAAGAGTTGGAGTGATTTCTTCAACCTCGATGGTTCAAGCGCTCAGAAAGTAGAACCATTGTTTATAAGCAAG GTGAATACAGTTTTCCAGTTGGCTCTAGTCGCTGGTGCACTACTTCAACCCGAGTTTGGGAATCCAGATACCCAGACATGGATCACTTATCTAAG CTGGTTAGTTGCTTCAACGACTATGGCTTCAACTGCAGCTTATGGTGTACAATACTGGAAGAAGAGACCTATCTCTATGATCAAGAGATCATAG
- the LOC104737341 gene encoding adenosine deaminase-like protein, with amino-acid sequence MEWINSLPKIELHAHLNGSIRDSTLLELARVLGEKGVIVFADVEHVIQKNGRSLVEVFKLFDLIHKLTTDHKTVTRITREVVEDFALENVVYLELRTTPKRNDSIGMSKRSYMEAVIEGLRSVSEVDIDFVTASDSQKLHNACDGIGRKKIYVRLLLSIDRRETTESAMETVKLALEMRDVGVVGIDLSGNPLIGDWNTFLPALQFAKDNDLHITLHCGEVPNPKEIQSMLDFKPHRVGHACFFRDEDFTKLKSFRIPIEICLTSNIVTKSISSIDIHHFVDLYKANHPLILCTDDFGVFSTSLCNEYALAVRSFGLSKRETFALARTAIEATFAEDEVKQQLRLVYDSASPQYV; translated from the exons atggaatgGATAAATTCACTGCCCAAAATCGAGCTTCATGCTCATCTCAACGGCTCCATTAGAGACTCAACTCTTCT AGAGCTTGCTAGGGTTCTTGGTGAGAAAGGTGTTATAGTTTTTGCTGATGTTGAACATGTCATTCAGAAGA ATGGTCGATCTTTGGTTGAAGTCTTCAAGTTGTTTGATTTGATCCATAAGCTCACTACTGATCACAAAACCGTCACTAGGATTACAAGAGAA GTTGTAGAAGACTTTGCTTTAGAGAATGTGGTGTATCTTGAGTTAAGAACCACTCCAAAG AGGAATGATTCAATTGGTATGAGTAAACGGTCTTATATGGAAGCTGTAATCGAAGGTTTGAGATCTGTCAGTGAAGTCGATATTGATTTTGTGACGGCATCTGATTCTCAAAAACTGCACAATGCCTGTGATGGAAttggaagaaagaagatttATGTTAGGCTTCTTCTCAGTATTGACCGTAGAGAGACAACCGAGTCTGCAATGGAAACT GTTAAGCTCGCATTGGAAATGAGAGATGTTGGGGTAGTTGGTATCGATCTATCAGGGAATCCTCTTATTGGAGACTG GAACACTTTCTTACCTGCATTACAGTTTGCTAAAGACAATGATCTACACATCACTCTTCACTGTGGAGAG GTCCCCAATCCAAAAGAAATCCAATCCATGCTTGATTTCAAACCGCATCGAGTTGGCCATGCTTGTTTCTTCAGAGAtgaagattttacaaaattgaaatcTTTCCGGATTCCG ATTGAGATATGTCTAACATCCAACATCGTAACCAAATCGATATCTTCCATCGATATACACCATTTCG TTGATCTCTACAAGGCAAACCATCCATTGATTCTATGCACTGATGACTTTGGAGTATTTTCCACAAGCCTCTGCAATGAGTACGCTCTCGCTGTTCGTTCCTTTG GTCTTAGTAAAAGAGAAACCTTTGCATTGGCTAGAACCGCTATAGAGGCGACGTTTGCAGAAGATGAAGTCAAGCAACAACTTAGGTTGGTTTATGATTCAGCCTCGCCACAGTATGTTTAG
- the LOC109124494 gene encoding K(+) efflux antiporter 3, chloroplastic-like: MAISTMLGSISCCPSPKGYEIVKQHSGRLKHCVFTVKSSCVPVYSEGANCGFKLHSFGGTDLVKRRVFLDTSRRFYFQGRWSESSGRRVVHTYDVASAVDVINDLGFDTLTFLMVTVIIVPAFRILKASPILGFFFAGVVLNQFGLIRNLTDVKVLSEWGILFLLFEMGLELSLARLKALAKYAFGMGLTQVLLCTLAFTAFELPPNGAIGTRILEFLFHSRNDLVNIRSIDEAVVIGAALSLSSSAFVLQLLAEKGELPTRFGSATLGILLLQDIAVVPLLVVLPVLESQNLGGESIWPELAKESAKALGGLGILSLGGKFFLRRIFDVVAETRSSEAFVALCLLTVAGTSLLTQKLGFSDTLGAFLAGALLAETNFRTQIEADIRPFRGLLLGLFFVTTGTSIDMEVLFREWPNVLSLLGGLIVIKTLIITAIGPRVGLTLQESVRIGFLLSQGGEFAFVVFSLANRLGVLPNELNKLLIIVVVLSMALTPYLNQLGKRAADFLDEKLDPGDRIGEDVNFDVSESIVIIGFGQMGQVLANFLSTPLVSDSDLVGWPYIGFDLNPAVVKESRKQGFPILYGDGSRPSVLQSAGVSSPKAIMIMYKGKKRTTEAVQRLRLAFPGSPIYARAQDLPHLLELKKVGVTDAILENAETSLQLGSKLLTGFGVMSDDVSFLSKVFRDSMEIQAQEEITANENSNAVSLKPMQMKASDINVEPAGAQVQLMKPMQMKASDSNADSAEILQERDGLSQLENDSSSVNIDNGFVGKADKAQE; this comes from the exons ATGGCAATTAGTACTATGCTAGGGTCCATCTCTTGTTGCCCCTCTCCCAag GGGTATGAGATAGTTAAACAACACAGTGGTCGATTGAAGCATTGTGTTTTCACGGTGAAATCGTCGTGTGTGCCTGTGTATTCGGAAGGCGCAAACTGTGGGTTCAAGTTGCATTCTTTTGGGGGTACAGATTTAGTTAAAAGAAGGGTTTTTTTGGATACTTCTAGAAGATTCTATTTCCAAGGTAGATGGTCTGAATCCTCCGGGAGGAGAGTGGTACATACTTATGATGTAGCAAGTGCTGTTGATGTAATCAATGATCTTGGATTCGATACTTTGACCTTCTTGATGGTCACTGTTATTATTGTCCCTGCATTCAGAATCCTCAAAGCCAGTCCG atacttggtttcttctttgctGGTGTTGTCCTCAATCAATTTGGTTTGATTAGAAATCTCACAGATGTTAAAGTTCTTtcggaatgggggattcttttCCTG CTCTTTGAGATGGGTCTAGAGCTTTCACTTGCACGTCTCAAAGCTCTCGCAAAATATGCTTTTGGCATGGGACTAACTCAG GTTTTGTTATGCACGCTTGCATTCACTGCTTTTGAACTCCCACCTAATGGAGCCATAGGAACACGAATTCTTGAATTCCTTTTTCATTCAAGGAATGACTTG GTCAACATTAGAAGCATTGATGAGGCCGTAGTCATTGGCGCTGCTCTTTCATTGTCATCTTCAGCTTTTGTTCTACAG CTTCTTGCAGAAAAAGGTGAGCTCCCTACAAGATTTGGCTCAGCAACCTTGggaattcttcttctacag GATATAGCTGTTGTACCGTTACTAGTCGTTCTTCCGGTGTTGGAAAGCCAG AATCTTGGTGGGGAAAGTATATGGCCGGAGCTTGCAAAAGAAAGTGCAAAGGCTCTTGGTGGGTTGGGCATTCTCTCTCTTGGAGGAAAGTTCTTTCTCCGTAGAATCTTCGAT GTTGTTGCAGAAACCAGAAGCTCGGAAGCTTTTGTGGCCCTTTGCCTTCTCACAGTTGCTGGGACTTCACTTCTGACTCAAAAGCTTGGTTTCAGCGATACG CTTGGAGCTTTTCTTGCTGGTGCACTTCTAGCGGAAACAAATTTCCGAACACAAATAGAAGCTGATATTAGGCCGTTTAGAGGGTTACTTCTCGGTTTATTCTTTGTGACCACAGGAACTTCCATTGACATGGAG GTTTTGTTTCGAGAATGGCCTAATGTTCTCTCACTCTTGGGCGGTCTGATTGTGATCAAAACACTTATCATAACCGCAATCGGTCCCCGAGTTGGTCTCACATTACAAGAAAGTGTAAGAATCGGTTTTCTTCTTTCCCAAGGAGGGGAATTCGCATTTGTTGTGTTCTCTTTAGCCAACAG GCTAGGAGTGCTTCCAAATGAGCTGAACAAGCTGCTCATTATCGTAGTTGTTTTGTCTATGGCGTTAACACCTTATCTTAACCAACTTGGCAAAAGAGCTGCTGATTTTCTTGATGAGAAACTTGATCCTGGAgat AGAATAGGTGAGGATGTGAACTTTGACGTCAGTGAATCAATAGTCATCATTGGATTTGGACAAATGGGTCAG GTGCTGGCCAATTTTTTGTCGACGCCATTGGTCTCAGATAGTGATCTTGTGGGATGGCCTTATATTGGTTTTGATCTGAATCCTGCTGTAGTAAAG GAATCAAGGAAACAAGGTTTCCCGATATTGTATGGAGACGGATCTAGACCATCGGTTTTGCAGTCTGCAGGTGTTTCATCTCCTAAAGCTATCATGATAATGTATAAAGGCAAGAAGAGAACTACTGAGGCCGTTCAAAGACTCCGTCTCGCCTTCCCCGGG AGTCCGATTTACGCAAGAGCTCAAGACTTACCGCATCTCCTTGAACTAAAGAAAGTAGGAGTCACAGATGCAATCCTCGAAAATgcagag ACAAGTCTACAGCTAGGTTCGAAGCTGTTGACAGGATTTGGAGTAATGTCTGACGACGTAAGCTTTCTGAGCAAAGTATTCAGGGATTCAATGGAGATTCAAGCTCAAGAAGAAATCACAGCTAATGAAAACAGTAACGCAGTTAGTTTGAAGCCAATGCAAATGAAAGCTTCAGATATAAACGTTGAGCCAGCTGGTGCGCAGGTGCAGCTCATGAAGCCAATGCAAATGAAGGCTTCTGATTCAAACGCAGACTCTGCAGAGATTCTTCAAGAAAGAGATGGTTTGAGTCAGCTTGAgaatgattcttcttctgtGAATATAGATAATGGATTTGTTGGTAAAGCTGATAAAGCtcaagagtaa
- the LOC104738444 gene encoding S-locus-specific glycoprotein S13-like yields MRGGVRNIVYHHFYTFSFFLVLTLFRPAFSIHVNTLSPTDSLTISSNRTIVSPGDVFELGFFKPSSGTSRWYLGIWYKKTSERTYVWVANRYSPLSSSIGTFKISDTNLVLLDHSNNTVWSTNLTKRDASSPVVAELLANGNFVMRYANNDTSGVLWQRFDYPTETLLPEMKLGLDFKTGYNRFLRSWRSPDDPASGNYSYKLETQGVPEFFLWSKDVPVYRTGPWNGIRFGGIPDRRQLNDMFDNFTMNKEEITYTFMMNKTNHDTYSRLRVSPSGRFQQYTWIPQLTNWSMIWALPRDECDVYKVCGPYSYCAYTKTPMCACIPGFIPKDPRAWELNDWSNGCVRRTELSCRGDMFLWLKRMKLPVTRTAIVDRSIGEEEECRERCKMDCNCTAFANADLRQGRSGCLIWTGELMDIRNDAEEGQNLYVRVAAADLGLLKKTKLWLIITGLELVMCLFKTQTNVWFI; encoded by the coding sequence ATGAGAGGTGGCGTACGAAACATCGTCTACCACCATTTTTacaccttctccttcttcctagTCTTGACTCTCTTTCGTCCTGCGTTTTCAATCCATGTCAATACTTTGTCACCTACAGATTCTCTTACAATCTCAAGCAACCGAACCATTGTGTCTCCTGGTGATGTCTTCGAGCTTGGTTTCTTCAAACCTTCCTCGGGCACTTCTCGTTGGTATCTTGGGATATGGTACAAGAAAACCTCCGAGAGAACTTATGTATGGGTTGCCAACAGATACAGCCCTCTCTCCAGTTCCATTGGAACTTTCAAAATCTCCGACACTAACCTCGTACTCCTCGACCACTCCAACAACACTGTTTGGTCAACGAATCTCACCAAAAGAGACGCGAGTTCTCCAGTCGTGGCAGAGCTTCTCGCTAACGGCAACTTCGTGATGAGATACGCTAACAACGACACAAGTGGAGTTTTGTGGCAGAGATTCGATTATCCGACAGAAACTTTACTTCCGGAAATGAAACTTGGTTTGGATTTTAAAACTGGATACAACAGATTCCTAAGATCTTGGAGAAGTCCTGATGATCCAGCGAGCGGTAACTATTCGTACAAACTCGAAACTCAAGGGGTTCCTGAGTTTTTTCTATGGAGTAAAGACGTTCCAGTGTATCGGACCGGTCCATGGAACGGAATCCGGTTTGGTGGTATACCGGATAGGCGACAGTTGAATGACATGTTTGATAATTTCACAATGAATAAAGAAGAGATCACATACACATTCATGATGAACAAGACCAACCACGATACCTACTCTAGGTTGAGAGTGAGTCCTTCAGGACGTTTCCAACAATATACTTGGATTCCGCAGTTAACGAACTGGAGCATGATATGGGCTTTGCCAAGAGATGAATGCGATGTGTACAAGGTATGTGGACCTTACAGTTACTGTGCCTACACAAAGACGCCCATGTGTGCTTGTATCCCAGGGTTCATACCTAAGGACCCTCGTGCGTGGGAGTTGAATGACTGGTCAAACGGATGTGTGAGGAGGACGGAACTAAGCTGTCGCGGAGATATGTTTTTATGGCTGAAGAGAATGAAGTTGCCGGTTACTAGAACTGCGATTGTGGACAGAAGTATTGGGGAGGAGGAAGAATGTAGGGAGAGGTGCAAGATGGATTGTAATTGTACTGCGTTTGCGAATGCTGATCTCCGGCAAGGCAGATCGGGCTGCCTAATTTGGACCGGAGAGCTCATGGATATCCGAAATGACGCAGAAGAAGGTCAAAATCTTTACGTCAGAGTAGCGGCAGCTGATCTTGGTTTACTTAAGAAAACTAAGTTGTGGTTGATTATTACCGGATTGGAACTTGTTATGTGTTTATTTAAGACACAAACGAATGTATggtttatttaa
- the LOC104737339 gene encoding cardiolipin synthase (CMP-forming), mitochondrial-like isoform X3 yields MAFYRSFRKLVEINHRKTRPFFTAATASSPSGGTVSLIPPQFSPLFPHFSHRLSPISKWFVPLHGPLFLSSPPWKLLQSATPLHWRGNGAVFKKVEALNLGLDRIRRRTRFPRQLGLQSVAPTVHPDDSKEENGGVITSFVNVPNSISMARLVSGPALWWMISNEMYSHAFVGLAVSGASDWLDGYMARRMKINSVVGSYLDPLADKILIGCVAVAMVQKDLLHPGLVGIVLLRDVALVGGAVYLRALNLDWKWKSWSDFFNLDGSSAQKVEPLFISKVNTVFQLALVAGALLQPEFGNPDTQTWITYLSWLVASTTMASTAAYGVQYWKKRPISMIKRS; encoded by the exons ATGGCGTTTTACAGATCCTTTAGAAAGCTAGTTGAA ATCAATCACCGGAAAACAAGACCGTTCTTCACCGCCGCAACCGCTTCATCACCTTCCGGCGGAACCGTCTCTCTGATCCCACCGCAGTTTTCGCCGTTGTTCCCACACTTCTCACACCGATTGTCTCCGATTTCGAAATGGTTCGTTCCTCTTCATGGACCTCTCTTCTTGTCTTCTCCTCCTTGGAAACTGCTTCAGTCTGCCACACCTCTGCATTGGCGCGGAAACGGCGCTGTTTTCAAGAAGGTCGAAGCTCTGAATCTTGGATTGGATCGAATTAGAAGAAGAACTAGGTTTCCAAGACAGTTAGGGTTACAGTCTGTGGCGCCAACGGTGCATCCTGACGACTCGAAGGAGGAGAATGGTGGGGTAATCACGAGTTTTGTTAATGTGCCGAATTCGATATCAATGGCGAGATTAGTATCTGGTCCTGCGCTTTGGTG GATGATCTCGAATGAGATGTATTCTCATGCTTTCGTAGGTTTAGCTGTTTCTGGAGCTAGTGATTGG TTAGATGGTTACATGGCTAGGAGGATGAAGATTAATTCTGTGGTTGGCTCGTACCTTGATCCTCTTGCAGACAAG ATTCTCATCGGGTGTGTCGCAGTAGCAATGGTGCAGAAGGATCTCTTACATC CTGGACTGGTAGGGATTGTGCTGTTACGGGATGTTGCACTCGTCGGTGGTGCAGTTTACCTAAGGGCACTAAACTTGGACTGGAAG TGGAAGAGTTGGAGTGATTTCTTCAACCTCGATGGTTCAAGCGCTCAGAAAGTAGAACCATTGTTTATAAGCAAG GTGAATACAGTTTTCCAGTTGGCTCTAGTCGCTGGTGCACTACTTCAACCCGAGTTTGGGAATCCAGATACCCAGACATGGATCACTTATCTAAG CTGGTTAGTTGCTTCAACGACTATGGCTTCAACTGCAGCTTATGGTGTACAATACTGGAAGAAGAGACCTATCTCTATGATCAAGAGATCATAG
- the LOC104737340 gene encoding derlin-2.2 isoform X2, with protein MAQAVEEWYKQMPIITRSYLTAAVITTVGCSLDIISPYNLYLNPTLFVKQYQYWRLVTNFLYFRKMDLDFMFHMFFLARYCKLLEENSFRGKTADFLYMLLFGASVLTGIVLIGGMIPYLSASFAKIIFLSNSLTFMMVYVWSKQNPYIHMSFLGLFTFTAAYLPWVLLGFSILVGASAWVDLLGMIAGHAYYFLAEVYPRMTNRHPLKTPSFLTALFADEPVVVARPENVRFAPAPFDEIHQD; from the exons ATGGCTCAGGCTGTAGAAGAATGGTATAAACAGATGCCGATCATCACTCGCTCTTATCTCACGGCTGCTGTTATCACCACCGTCGGATGTTCCCTCGAT ATTATATCACCGTATAACCTCTACTTGAATCCTACCCTTTTCGTGAAGCAATACCAATATTGGCGTCTCGTTACTAATTTCTTGTATTTCCGCAAGAtgg atttgGACTTCATGTTCCATATGTTCTTTCTTGCACGGTACTGCAAACTCCTCGAAGAAAACTCATTCAGGGGAAAGACTGCTGATTTCCTTTACATGCTTCTGTTTGGAGCGTCTGTTTTGACTGGTATTGTTCTTATCGGTGGAATGATACCGTACTTGTCTGCATCATTTGCTAAAATCATATTTCTCAGCAACTCATTGACTTTCATGATG GTATACGTATGGAGCAAACAAAATCCTTATATTCACATGAGTTTTCTTGGTCTGTTCACTTTCACTGCAGCTTACCTACCATGG GTGCTTCTTGGGTTCTCTATCCTTGTTGGTGCCAGTGCTTGGGTGGATCTTCTG GGTATGATAGCTGGTCACGCTTACTACTTTCTGGCTGAGGTTTATCCGCGAATGACTAACCGTCATCCTTTAAAGACTCCATCATTCCTCACAGCCCTATTTGCAGATGAACCAGTTGTGGTTGCACGGCCTGAAAACGTGAGGTTTGCTCCTGCACCTTTTGATGAGATCCACCAAGATTGA
- the LOC104737336 gene encoding peptide methionine sulfoxide reductase B5-like yields MEAPGLVVQKTEEEWRTVLSPEQFRILRQKGTEKPGTGEYDKFFEEGIFSCVGCKTPLYKSTTKFDPGCGWPAFFEGLPGAINRSPDPDGRRTEITCAACDGHLGHVFKGEGYGTPTDERHCVNSVSISFSPAKPSLL; encoded by the exons ATGGAAGCTCCTGGCTTAGTGGTccaaaaaacagaggaggagtGGCGTACGGTGCTTTCTCCTGAGCAGTTTCGGATTCTCCGTCAAAAAGGGACCGA AAAGCCAGGAACTGGGGAATATGACAAGTTTTTCGAGGAAGGGATCTTCAGTTGCGTCGGATGCAAGACTCCTCTTTATAAGTCAACCACAAAGTTCGATCCCGGATGTGGCTGGCCAGCTTTCTTTGAAGGACTTCCCGGTGCCATAAACCGATCC CCTGATCCAGATGGGAGAAGAACTGAGATCACTTGTGCAGCGTGTGATGGACATTTAGGCCATGTTTTCAAAGGAGAAGGTTACGGTACTCCAACCGATGAACGTCATTGCGTTAACAGCGTTTCAATCAGTTTCAGTCCGGCAAAACCTTCCCTTCTCTAG
- the LOC104737339 gene encoding cardiolipin synthase (CMP-forming), mitochondrial-like isoform X1, with protein MAFYRSFRKLVEINHRKTRPFFTAATASSPSGGTVSLIPPQFSPLFPHFSHRLSPISKWFVPLHGPLFLSSPPWKLLQSATPLHWRGNGAVFKKVEALNLGLDRIRRRTRFPRQLGLQSVAPTVHPDDSKEENGGVITSFVNVPNSISMARLVSGPALWWMISNEMYSHAFVGLAVSGASDWLDGYMARRMKINSVVGSYLDPLADKILIGCVAVAMVQKDLLHPGLVGIVLLRDVALVGGAVYLRALNLDWKWKSWSDFFNLDGSSAQKVEPLFISKVNTVFQLALVAGALLQPEFGNPDTQTWITYLSWLVASTTMASTAAYGVQYWKKRPISMIKRS; from the exons ATGGCGTTTTACAGATCCTTCAGAAAGCTAGTTGAAATCAATCACCGGAAAACAAGACCGTTCTTCACCGCCGCAACCGCTTCATCACCTTCCGGCGGAACCGTCTCTCTGATCCCACCGCAGTTTTCGCCGTTGTTCCCACACTTCTCACACCGATTGTCTCCGATTTCGAAATGGTTCGTTCCTCTTCATGGACCTCTCTTCTTGTCTTCTCCTCCTTGGAAACTGCTTCAGTCTGCCACACCTCTGCATTGGCGCGGAAACGGCGCTGTTTTCAAGAAGGTCGAAGCTCTGAATCTTGGATTGGATCGAATTAGAAGAAGAACTAGGTTTCCAAGACAGTTAGGGTTACAGTCTGTGGCGCCAACGGTGCATCCTGACGACTCGAAGGAGGAGAATGGTGGGGTAATCACGAGTTTTGTTAATGTGCCGAATTCGATATCAATGGCGAGATTAGTATCTGGTCCTGCGCTTTGGTG GATGATCTCGAATGAGATGTATTCTCATGCTTTCGTAGGTTTAGCTGTTTCTGGAGCTAGTGATTGG TTAGATGGTTACATGGCTAGGAGGATGAAGATTAATTCTGTGGTTGGCTCGTACCTTGATCCTCTTGCAGACAAG ATTCTCATCGGGTGTGTCGCAGTAGCAATGGTGCAGAAGGATCTCTTACATC CTGGACTGGTAGGGATTGTGCTGTTACGGGATGTTGCACTCGTCGGTGGTGCAGTTTACCTAAGGGCACTAAACTTGGACTGGAAG TGGAAGAGTTGGAGTGATTTCTTCAACCTCGATGGTTCAAGCGCTCAGAAAGTAGAACCATTGTTTATAAGCAAG GTGAATACAGTTTTCCAGTTGGCTCTAGTCGCTGGTGCACTACTTCAACCCGAGTTTGGGAATCCAGATACCCAGACATGGATCACTTATCTAAG CTGGTTAGTTGCTTCAACGACTATGGCTTCAACTGCAGCTTATGGTGTACAATACTGGAAGAAGAGACCTATCTCTATGATCAAGAGATCATAG